From the genome of Amycolatopsis sp. NBC_01488, one region includes:
- a CDS encoding ABC transporter ATP-binding protein, with the protein MIVTRALTKRYGGTLAVDAVDLRVREGDRYGFLGPNGSGKTTLVRMLLGLVYATSGEIEVLGKPVPRRVAEVLPEVGALVEGPAAYPHLSGRRNLALLDAAGRGGGRRTRRRRIDDALERVGLGAVDQRPVKAYSLGMRQRLGLAGALLRKPRLLILDEPTNGLDPQGIKEIRELLVELNAGGTTVFLSSHLLAEVEQLCTRVGVVDRGRLVLEDDLATLRAATGRVLVGTPDAAAAVAILDGQLESRDGDRLVIRHGDPAALNAMLVEAGVRVASIHAEQRTLEQVVLDVTGPGSDRFGAAG; encoded by the coding sequence ATGATCGTCACGCGCGCCCTGACCAAGCGCTACGGCGGCACCCTCGCGGTCGACGCCGTCGACCTGCGGGTCCGCGAAGGCGACCGCTACGGCTTCCTCGGCCCGAACGGCTCGGGCAAGACCACCCTGGTGCGGATGCTGCTCGGCCTGGTCTACGCGACCAGCGGCGAGATCGAGGTGCTCGGCAAGCCGGTCCCCAGGCGGGTCGCCGAGGTGCTGCCGGAGGTCGGCGCGCTCGTCGAGGGGCCGGCCGCGTACCCGCACCTGTCCGGCCGCCGCAACCTCGCGCTGCTCGACGCCGCCGGGCGCGGCGGCGGCCGGCGTACCCGACGGCGGCGCATCGACGACGCGCTGGAGCGGGTCGGGCTCGGCGCGGTGGACCAGCGGCCGGTCAAGGCGTACTCGCTCGGCATGCGGCAGCGCCTCGGGCTCGCCGGCGCGCTGCTGCGCAAGCCGCGGCTGCTGATCCTCGACGAGCCGACCAACGGCCTCGACCCGCAGGGCATCAAGGAGATCCGGGAGCTGCTCGTCGAGCTGAACGCGGGTGGCACCACGGTGTTCCTGTCCAGCCACCTGCTGGCCGAGGTCGAACAGCTCTGCACGCGCGTCGGCGTCGTCGACCGCGGGCGGCTCGTGCTGGAAGACGATCTGGCGACGCTGCGGGCGGCGACCGGCCGGGTACTGGTCGGCACGCCGGACGCCGCCGCGGCGGTCGCCATCCTCGACGGGCAGCTCGAGTCCCGCGACGGCGACCGCCTGGTCATCCGGCACGGCGACCCGGCGGCGCTGAACGCGATGCTCGTCGAAGCGGGGGTGCGCGTGGCGTCGATCCACGCCGAGCAACGGACCCTGGAACAGGTGGTTCTCGACGTGACGGGTCCGGGGTCGGACCGGTTCGGAGCCGCCGGATGA
- the folP gene encoding dihydropteroate synthase: MTSHRPEVVFRGRRMPGDRALVMAIVNRTPDSFYDKGATFAGNAARDAVDRAVAEGADIVDIGGVKAGEGPEVDVDEETARVVPFVAEVRERHPGLVISVDTWRHEVGRRVCEAGADLLNDTWAGADPKLVEVAAEFGAGYVCSHVGGMPVRTDPYPAPTPDRPFWPRYDDVVADVIAELTAAAERTVAAGVPRGGVLVDPTFDFGKSTRHGLELLRHFDRLVATGWPVLVALSNKDLIGETLDVEAHDRLPGTLAATAIAAHAGAAVFRAHNVRETREAVEAVVGLVSTVD, from the coding sequence ATGACGTCACACCGGCCGGAGGTGGTCTTCCGGGGCCGTCGCATGCCCGGCGACCGCGCGCTGGTCATGGCCATCGTCAACCGCACGCCCGACTCCTTCTACGACAAGGGGGCCACCTTCGCCGGGAACGCGGCGCGCGACGCCGTCGACCGCGCGGTCGCGGAGGGTGCCGACATCGTCGACATCGGCGGGGTCAAAGCCGGCGAGGGGCCCGAGGTCGACGTCGACGAGGAGACCGCCCGGGTGGTGCCGTTCGTGGCCGAGGTGCGGGAGCGGCACCCGGGCCTGGTGATCAGCGTCGACACCTGGCGCCACGAGGTGGGCCGCCGGGTCTGCGAAGCGGGCGCCGACCTGCTCAACGACACCTGGGCCGGCGCCGACCCGAAGCTGGTCGAGGTCGCGGCCGAGTTCGGCGCGGGCTACGTCTGCTCGCACGTCGGGGGCATGCCGGTGCGCACCGACCCGTACCCCGCGCCGACCCCGGACCGCCCGTTCTGGCCCCGCTACGACGACGTCGTCGCGGACGTGATCGCCGAGCTGACCGCGGCGGCCGAGCGGACGGTCGCCGCCGGCGTGCCGCGCGGCGGCGTCCTCGTCGACCCGACCTTCGACTTCGGCAAGAGCACCCGGCACGGACTCGAGCTGCTTCGGCACTTCGACCGGCTGGTGGCGACCGGCTGGCCGGTGCTCGTCGCGCTGTCGAACAAGGACCTGATCGGCGAGACCCTGGACGTCGAAGCCCACGACCGGCTCCCGGGCACCCTCGCGGCGACGGCGATCGCCGCCCACGCGGGCGCCGCCGTCTTCCGCGCCCACAACGTCCGGGAGACGCGGGAAGCCGTCGAGGCGGTCGTGGGCCTGGTGTCCACTGTGGACTGA
- a CDS encoding rhomboid family intramembrane serine protease gives MSTTSDGPARSEAEMMIAEAKKALWVMVGLLALLWVIQLVNSVDSYGLSREFGIEARDPASLPEIFSAPFMHQSWGHIEGNSGPLFVFGFLAAYRGVKKWLGVSALIIVASGLGVWFISPSNSITVGASGLVFGYFGYIIVRGLFDRHPIDIVLGLVMALCFAYTFASLLPTEEGISWQGHMFGFVGGIVGGWLFRDRRPKAVTTPDPATALLPKDLT, from the coding sequence ATGAGCACGACCAGCGACGGGCCGGCCCGCAGCGAAGCCGAGATGATGATCGCCGAGGCGAAGAAGGCCTTGTGGGTGATGGTGGGCCTGCTGGCGCTGCTGTGGGTGATCCAGCTCGTCAACTCCGTCGACAGCTACGGCCTGAGCCGCGAGTTCGGCATCGAGGCGCGCGACCCGGCGTCGCTGCCGGAGATCTTCAGCGCGCCGTTCATGCACCAGAGCTGGGGCCACATCGAAGGCAACTCGGGCCCGCTGTTCGTGTTCGGCTTCCTCGCCGCCTACCGCGGGGTGAAGAAGTGGCTCGGCGTGAGCGCGCTGATCATCGTGGCCAGCGGCCTCGGCGTCTGGTTCATCTCGCCGTCGAACTCGATCACCGTCGGCGCCAGCGGCCTGGTGTTCGGCTACTTCGGCTACATCATCGTGCGCGGCCTGTTCGACCGGCACCCGATCGACATCGTGCTCGGCCTGGTGATGGCGCTGTGCTTCGCGTACACGTTCGCGTCCCTGTTGCCGACCGAAGAGGGCATCAGCTGGCAGGGCCACATGTTCGGCTTCGTGGGCGGCATCGTCGGCGGCTGGCTGTTCCGCGACCGCCGTCCCAAGGCGGTCACCACCCCCGACCCGGCGACGGCGCTGCTGCCCAAGGACCTCACGTAG
- a CDS encoding trypsin-like serine peptidase: MAIKFLRPALAVAAAVLVLGAGLVAGTGTTADDAYAAGAPVTTAAPVTTTTPSAKAAPTKTVSPVGALFANGTHFCSASVVHSGAGDLVLTAAHCVKDGMSFAPDYHDGVAPLGMWTVTGTAVAAGWTSSADPDLDFAFLTVQQAGNPASLESLTGANVLGTNRGFDHATTLTGYPDTTDSPVVCNGTTTRFDTYQLRVACPGFPDGTSGGPWVTDGAVIGVIGGYQLGGDTPDVSYSAYFDDDIAKLYASVTG; this comes from the coding sequence GTGGCGATCAAGTTCCTGAGGCCCGCGCTCGCGGTCGCGGCGGCTGTGCTGGTGCTCGGCGCCGGCCTGGTCGCCGGCACGGGCACGACCGCCGACGACGCCTACGCCGCGGGTGCCCCGGTCACCACCGCGGCCCCGGTCACCACGACGACGCCGTCGGCGAAAGCCGCTCCGACGAAAACCGTTTCCCCGGTCGGCGCGTTGTTCGCGAACGGAACCCATTTCTGCAGCGCGAGCGTCGTGCATTCCGGTGCCGGCGATCTGGTGCTGACGGCCGCGCACTGCGTCAAGGACGGAATGTCCTTCGCCCCGGATTATCACGACGGCGTCGCGCCACTGGGAATGTGGACGGTCACCGGGACGGCCGTCGCGGCCGGCTGGACTTCGTCGGCCGACCCGGACCTGGATTTCGCGTTCCTGACCGTTCAGCAGGCCGGGAACCCGGCTTCCCTGGAAAGCCTCACCGGCGCGAACGTCCTCGGCACCAACCGCGGATTCGACCATGCGACCACCCTGACGGGTTACCCCGACACCACCGATTCCCCGGTGGTGTGCAACGGCACCACGACCCGGTTCGACACGTACCAGCTGCGCGTCGCGTGCCCCGGCTTCCCGGACGGCACCAGCGGCGGCCCGTGGGTGACCGACGGCGCGGTCATCGGGGTCATCGGCGGCTACCAGCTCGGCGGCGACACCCCGGACGTCTCCTACAGCGCGTACTTCGACGACGACATCGCGAAGCTGTACGCCTCGGTCACCGGCTGA
- a CDS encoding DUF11 domain-containing protein: protein MAALATAFIAMAPAAHADLPTSSVEVSTTTVLPGQTFTISETIHNTQDFTVTFAKAAIYGTPTPITDIADVVSCTGVTDLGCFQAGSSYRAPFGDLEAGGTRTAVFTMRVKDTAAPGPFTLQHQFVGDNYAFDTLDGPVITVGNPVTNADVKVALAAVGHGGLSARIDYTLTVTNAGPSAASGIRVVATYAPGLSYAGATGCARVGTTRAVNCDFASLASGASATAKFSVNGGLLALGSYTTTAVRTASSPSDPDTANDSASKTCSALTGLIVTC from the coding sequence GTGGCCGCACTGGCCACGGCGTTCATCGCGATGGCGCCCGCCGCACACGCGGACCTGCCCACCAGTTCTGTCGAAGTCAGCACCACCACGGTGCTCCCGGGGCAGACGTTCACCATCTCGGAAACCATTCACAACACCCAAGATTTCACGGTGACTTTCGCGAAGGCGGCCATTTACGGCACGCCGACCCCGATCACCGACATCGCCGACGTCGTTTCCTGCACCGGCGTGACGGATCTCGGCTGCTTCCAGGCCGGCAGCAGCTACCGGGCGCCGTTCGGCGACCTCGAAGCGGGCGGGACCAGGACCGCGGTGTTCACCATGCGCGTCAAGGACACCGCGGCGCCGGGGCCGTTCACGCTGCAGCACCAGTTCGTGGGCGACAACTACGCGTTCGACACGCTCGACGGCCCGGTGATCACGGTCGGCAACCCGGTCACCAACGCCGACGTCAAGGTCGCGCTGGCGGCGGTCGGCCACGGCGGCCTGAGCGCGCGCATCGACTACACGCTGACCGTGACGAACGCCGGCCCGTCGGCCGCGTCCGGAATCCGGGTGGTGGCAACGTATGCGCCGGGTCTGTCGTACGCCGGTGCCACCGGCTGCGCTCGCGTCGGCACCACCCGGGCGGTGAACTGCGACTTCGCTTCGCTGGCCTCCGGCGCTTCGGCGACGGCGAAGTTCTCGGTCAACGGCGGCCTCCTGGCGCTCGGCTCGTACACCACGACGGCGGTGCGCACGGCCAGCTCGCCGTCGGATCCCGACACCGCCAACGACAGCGCGTCGAAGACGTGCTCGGCGCTCACCGGGCTCATCGTGACCTGCTGA
- a CDS encoding TetR/AcrR family transcriptional regulator, which yields MPETAVPETALPGRRGQAARNNLVILDAARHVFLADPKAPISQVAERAGVGISALYRRYPSKETLLCRLCHDGLRTFIAEAEAADEEPDGWTALTGFLGRVVDADVHSLTVHLAGTFTPTEEMGADARRANELAAGLFARARGTGRLREDAVTEDIGMILECCAAIRVDDPERTAELRRRYLAMLIEGLKAGKDRDLPGPPPRPGEMNGRWRPS from the coding sequence ATGCCCGAGACAGCCGTGCCCGAGACCGCCCTGCCCGGCCGCCGCGGCCAGGCCGCTCGCAACAACCTCGTGATCCTCGACGCCGCCCGCCACGTCTTCCTCGCGGACCCGAAGGCGCCGATCTCGCAGGTCGCCGAGCGCGCCGGCGTCGGCATCAGCGCCCTCTACCGGCGTTACCCCAGCAAGGAGACCCTGCTCTGCCGTCTCTGCCACGACGGCCTCCGCACCTTCATCGCCGAAGCCGAGGCCGCCGACGAGGAGCCGGACGGCTGGACGGCGCTCACCGGCTTCCTCGGCCGGGTGGTCGACGCCGACGTCCACTCGCTGACCGTCCACCTCGCGGGCACGTTCACCCCGACCGAAGAGATGGGCGCCGACGCGCGGCGGGCGAACGAGCTGGCGGCGGGGCTCTTCGCGCGGGCGCGGGGAACCGGACGGCTCCGGGAAGACGCCGTCACCGAGGACATCGGCATGATCCTCGAGTGCTGCGCGGCGATCCGCGTGGACGACCCGGAGCGCACCGCGGAACTGCGCCGCCGGTACCTGGCGATGCTCATCGAGGGGCTGAAAGCGGGAAAAGACCGCGATCTGCCCGGCCCGCCGCCGCGCCCGGGTGAGATGAACGGCCGCTGGCGTCCGTCCTGA
- a CDS encoding TIGR03086 family metal-binding protein — protein sequence MTVPALRPFRAEIPQSALDDLQARLRRALWPDDLPAEYGVTNERVRALAGHWLDEFDWRAFEARLNAYPQFVTEIDGETIHFLHVRSSRADATPLLLTHGWPGSIVEYLDVIGVLTEPESADAPAFHLVIPSLPGFGFSGPTRAAGWGTHRTAAAWVELMSRLGYESYGAAGNDAGSMISPEIGRLAPEKVVGVHVTQLFSFPSGDPAELADLGEADQAALAHLQWFYENMFSFNTLHSQQPHTLAFALADSPLALLAWNAQLFGEHLDADFVVANVALYWLTGTGGSSIRFYYEDAHTTAHPEGPTTVPTGLAMFAGDFQSIRRFAERDHANIVSWNTYDTRSGSGGPRDAAGHYSAHEAPEILVADIRRFFAGLSSPWPLLSAAHNALRSAVAGVPDWSVPTPCSAWNVTQVLQHAGGDQQGYAAFITGEPGPDFNPFAPSGELEDVAGFLEPKLAAAAAAFATVSPDAESVPTPLPQGALPAAVAVGAAALDAAVHAWDIAVATGQESPLSKEMAEALLPVAKELAEPLRGFAYAPALDGPTDGDVVAELLRYLGRDPLWTA from the coding sequence ATGACGGTCCCCGCCCTTCGCCCGTTCCGCGCCGAGATCCCCCAGTCCGCCCTGGACGACCTGCAGGCTCGCCTGCGCCGGGCGCTCTGGCCGGACGACCTGCCCGCCGAGTACGGCGTCACGAACGAGCGGGTCCGCGCGCTGGCCGGGCACTGGCTGGACGAGTTCGACTGGCGGGCGTTCGAGGCGCGACTCAACGCGTACCCGCAGTTCGTGACGGAGATCGACGGCGAAACGATCCACTTCCTGCACGTCCGGTCGTCCCGCGCGGACGCGACCCCGCTGCTGCTGACGCACGGCTGGCCGGGCTCGATCGTCGAGTACCTCGATGTCATCGGCGTGCTGACCGAGCCGGAATCGGCCGACGCGCCGGCGTTCCACCTGGTGATCCCGTCGCTGCCGGGCTTCGGCTTCTCGGGCCCGACCCGCGCGGCGGGCTGGGGCACGCACCGCACGGCGGCGGCGTGGGTGGAGCTGATGAGCCGCCTCGGCTACGAGTCCTACGGCGCCGCGGGCAACGACGCGGGCTCGATGATCTCACCGGAGATCGGCCGCCTCGCGCCGGAGAAGGTCGTCGGCGTGCACGTCACGCAGCTGTTCTCGTTCCCGTCCGGTGACCCGGCGGAGCTGGCGGACCTCGGCGAGGCCGACCAGGCCGCGCTCGCGCACCTACAGTGGTTCTACGAGAACATGTTCTCCTTCAACACCTTGCACAGCCAGCAGCCGCACACCCTCGCCTTCGCGCTGGCCGACTCCCCGCTGGCGCTGCTGGCGTGGAACGCGCAGCTGTTCGGCGAGCACCTCGACGCGGACTTCGTCGTCGCGAACGTGGCGCTGTACTGGCTGACCGGCACGGGCGGCTCGTCGATCCGCTTCTACTACGAGGACGCGCACACGACAGCCCACCCCGAGGGCCCGACCACGGTGCCGACCGGCCTCGCGATGTTCGCGGGCGACTTCCAGTCGATCCGGCGGTTCGCCGAGCGCGACCACGCGAACATCGTCAGCTGGAACACCTACGACACGCGGTCGGGCAGCGGCGGCCCGCGGGACGCGGCCGGGCACTACTCGGCGCACGAGGCGCCGGAGATCCTGGTCGCGGACATCCGCCGGTTCTTCGCCGGGCTTTCGTCGCCTTGGCCGCTGCTGTCGGCGGCGCACAACGCCCTGCGCTCGGCGGTGGCGGGTGTGCCGGACTGGTCCGTCCCGACGCCGTGCTCGGCGTGGAACGTGACCCAGGTGCTCCAGCACGCGGGCGGCGACCAGCAGGGCTACGCGGCGTTCATCACCGGCGAGCCGGGCCCGGACTTCAACCCGTTCGCGCCGTCGGGCGAACTCGAGGACGTGGCCGGATTCCTGGAGCCGAAGCTGGCCGCGGCGGCCGCGGCGTTCGCGACGGTGTCCCCGGACGCGGAGTCGGTGCCGACGCCCCTGCCCCAGGGCGCGCTCCCGGCCGCCGTGGCGGTGGGCGCGGCGGCACTGGACGCCGCGGTGCACGCGTGGGACATCGCGGTCGCGACGGGTCAGGAATCCCCGCTGAGCAAGGAGATGGCGGAGGCGCTGCTGCCGGTGGCGAAGGAACTGGCCGAGCCGCTGCGCGGTTTCGCCTACGCTCCGGCGCTGGACGGCCCCACCGACGGCGACGTCGTGGCGGAGCTGCTGCGGTACCTCGGCCGCGATCCACTGTGGACGGCTTGA
- a CDS encoding TetR/AcrR family transcriptional regulator codes for MKRKEVAVRREEILLAALEQISRRGIAGVRAADVAQDLGVSTALVFYHFGTLEALIIEAIRQAAERNLAVLRDELSRPGPVGERLRAVLVLYGPTKPAAGWHLWIEAGAAAMRDRELREVVQRLDLRWRDAVVSLITEGVAGGEFRCPDPRGAAWRLTALLDGLAVQFVAREGTVTADDCARWVGQALAHELGETEPALTAEGR; via the coding sequence ATGAAGCGCAAGGAGGTCGCCGTCCGGCGGGAGGAGATCCTGCTCGCCGCGCTGGAGCAGATCAGCCGGCGGGGCATCGCCGGAGTGCGGGCCGCCGACGTCGCCCAGGACCTCGGCGTCAGCACCGCCCTCGTCTTCTACCACTTCGGCACCCTCGAAGCCCTCATCATCGAGGCCATCCGGCAAGCGGCCGAACGCAACCTCGCCGTCCTGCGCGACGAGCTGAGCCGGCCGGGCCCGGTCGGCGAACGCCTTCGCGCGGTCCTCGTCCTCTACGGACCGACCAAGCCCGCCGCCGGCTGGCACCTGTGGATCGAAGCCGGCGCCGCCGCGATGCGCGACCGCGAGCTGCGGGAGGTCGTCCAGCGGCTCGACCTGCGGTGGCGTGACGCCGTCGTCTCGCTCATCACCGAGGGCGTGGCCGGCGGCGAGTTCCGCTGCCCGGACCCGCGCGGCGCGGCGTGGCGGCTGACCGCCCTGCTCGACGGGCTCGCCGTGCAGTTCGTGGCGCGCGAGGGCACCGTCACCGCCGACGACTGCGCGCGGTGGGTCGGCCAGGCGCTGGCCCACGAGCTCGGCGAGACCGAACCGGCGCTGACCGCGGAGGGCCGATGA
- a CDS encoding LLM class flavin-dependent oxidoreductase, which produces MKLGIYSFGDRAPDPHTGEQPSVARTLANTLERIKLADELGLGFYGLGEHHLDQYAISNPGTVLAAAASVTSQITLSSAVTVLSTEDPVRVYQQFTTLDQLSHGRAELLAGRGSFTESFPLFGNDLGDYDELFEEKLALLLRIDREDPLTWSGKFRPPLDNARILPRPYGDRLRISIGTGGNPESSIRAGLLGLPVVYAVIGGRPERFAPLVDLYRQAGEAGDHKKEDLHVTMGAIGFIAENSQDAKEKFYPYWLETMKYGAKARGWAVPTRAEYDQYTHDAQALFVGSPQEIAERIVTVGKLTGADRYALQMDWSGVPHKDVMRAIELLGTEVLPLVRKEF; this is translated from the coding sequence ATGAAACTCGGCATCTACAGCTTCGGCGACCGCGCGCCGGACCCGCACACCGGCGAGCAGCCGTCCGTCGCGCGGACGCTGGCCAACACCCTCGAGCGGATCAAGCTCGCCGACGAGCTGGGCCTCGGCTTCTACGGCCTCGGCGAGCACCACCTCGACCAGTACGCCATCTCCAACCCGGGCACCGTCCTGGCCGCGGCGGCGAGCGTCACGAGCCAGATCACCCTGAGCTCCGCCGTCACCGTGCTGAGCACCGAGGACCCCGTCCGCGTCTACCAGCAGTTCACGACGCTCGACCAGCTCAGCCACGGCCGCGCCGAGCTGCTCGCCGGCCGTGGGTCGTTCACCGAGTCGTTCCCGCTGTTCGGCAACGACCTCGGCGACTACGACGAGCTGTTCGAGGAGAAGCTCGCGCTGCTCCTGCGCATCGACCGCGAGGACCCGCTGACCTGGTCCGGCAAGTTCCGCCCGCCGCTGGACAACGCACGGATCCTGCCGCGCCCGTACGGCGACCGCCTGCGCATCTCGATCGGCACCGGCGGCAACCCCGAGTCGTCGATCCGCGCCGGGCTGCTCGGCCTGCCCGTGGTGTACGCCGTGATCGGCGGGCGGCCCGAGCGCTTCGCGCCGCTGGTCGACCTCTACCGCCAGGCCGGCGAGGCGGGCGACCACAAGAAGGAAGACCTCCACGTCACCATGGGCGCCATCGGCTTCATCGCCGAGAACTCCCAGGACGCCAAGGAGAAGTTCTACCCGTACTGGCTCGAGACGATGAAGTACGGCGCGAAGGCCCGCGGCTGGGCCGTCCCGACCCGCGCCGAGTACGACCAGTACACCCACGACGCGCAGGCGTTGTTCGTCGGCAGCCCGCAGGAGATCGCCGAGCGGATCGTCACCGTCGGCAAGCTCACCGGCGCCGACCGCTACGCACTGCAGATGGACTGGTCGGGCGTCCCGCACAAGGACGTCATGCGTGCCATCGAACTACTCGGCACCGAAGTCCTTCCGTTGGTGCGTAAGGAGTTCTAG